The following coding sequences lie in one Deinococcus sp. JMULE3 genomic window:
- a CDS encoding iron-containing redox enzyme family protein codes for MNERALTDLGVDPATLTAEDVMVRLDARVEQLVRDLQARPFFQEVMSGHLSQPVLRRVLQEVYLDIALYQEHIIEASIALIGQMPRSLDVRLIEDLLHHQAEEFDHGEMAVRDYVGLGGHEATARGRRMTPAAFGIAALRRMMVHTRDWPAWLGSLYVVECSTPILTAFVKDHFRGQGVPGRGLEFIDHHATADLEHAALLRNVLLEIAQAVPDAREGMLYGPEYYLQLYPAASWEAAYRRALQGTPEVSAGEPA; via the coding sequence ATGAACGAACGAGCCCTGACCGACCTCGGTGTCGATCCCGCCACACTTACCGCTGAGGACGTCATGGTGCGCCTTGACGCGCGGGTCGAGCAGCTTGTCCGCGACCTGCAGGCCCGGCCCTTCTTTCAGGAGGTGATGAGTGGCCACCTGTCCCAGCCTGTCCTGCGCAGGGTGCTGCAGGAGGTGTACCTGGACATCGCGCTGTATCAGGAGCACATCATCGAGGCGTCCATCGCCCTGATCGGTCAGATGCCCCGAAGTCTCGACGTGCGCCTGATCGAAGACCTCCTGCATCACCAGGCGGAGGAGTTCGATCACGGGGAGATGGCGGTGCGCGACTACGTCGGCCTGGGCGGGCACGAGGCGACTGCGCGTGGCCGACGGATGACCCCGGCTGCGTTCGGCATCGCTGCGCTGCGCCGCATGATGGTGCATACGCGTGACTGGCCGGCGTGGCTCGGGAGCCTGTACGTCGTGGAGTGCAGCACCCCGATCCTGACCGCTTTCGTGAAGGATCACTTCCGGGGGCAGGGTGTTCCCGGACGCGGTCTGGAATTCATTGATCATCACGCCACTGCCGACCTGGAGCATGCGGCGCTGCTCCGGAACGTCCTGCTGGAGATCGCGCAGGCTGTCCCAGACGCGCGGGAGGGAATGCTGTACGGCCCGGAGTACTACCTGCAGCTGTACCCCGCCGCGTCCTGGGAGGCGGCGTACCGGCGGGCGCTGCAGGGCACGCCGGAGGTGAGTGCCGGTGAACCTGCGTGA
- a CDS encoding class I SAM-dependent methyltransferase, producing MFTLTTSTRVRASEVPVDWDAYAREYDHLLLQNPAYLDVLSLFASALKQYPPPRGAVALDIGSGTGNLAAVLSHVRPDLHWSLLDPSAAMQRAAVRKLRGRAVTALLAPADDVDLTAIRPHLITLMHSLYTLPDPLGTLRRCAHALEPGGLLILCDIGRPLDVTRWAAYLARTSVTRQGVRATVRLLRSTGQVRAQNHAIRAAQRAGRYWLHNPAELRAAVEAAGLTVHEQRLAYRGDSDFLIASRPGGAGRP from the coding sequence GTGTTTACCCTGACCACCAGTACGCGCGTCCGGGCCTCTGAAGTGCCTGTGGACTGGGACGCCTACGCGCGGGAGTACGATCATCTGCTGCTGCAGAACCCGGCGTACCTGGATGTCCTGTCCCTCTTCGCGTCGGCGTTGAAGCAGTACCCGCCCCCTCGCGGCGCGGTCGCTCTGGATATCGGCTCCGGCACGGGGAACCTCGCGGCGGTCCTCTCACACGTCCGCCCGGACCTGCACTGGTCCCTGCTGGATCCCTCCGCGGCGATGCAGCGTGCCGCCGTCCGCAAACTGAGGGGCCGGGCCGTGACGGCCCTCCTGGCTCCGGCAGACGATGTCGATCTGACGGCCATCCGCCCGCATCTGATTACGCTGATGCATAGCCTGTACACCCTGCCCGACCCCCTGGGCACGCTGCGCCGCTGCGCGCATGCGCTCGAGCCAGGCGGCTTGCTGATCCTGTGCGACATCGGTCGGCCTCTGGACGTCACGCGTTGGGCGGCGTACCTGGCCCGAACGAGCGTGACGCGTCAGGGTGTGCGCGCCACGGTGCGGTTGCTGCGCTCAACGGGGCAGGTCCGCGCACAGAACCACGCCATTCGCGCCGCGCAGCGGGCCGGTCGCTACTGGCTGCACAACCCGGCGGAACTCCGTGCGGCGGTGGAAGCGGCGGGCCTCACCGTGCACGAGCAGCGCCTCGCGTACCGCGGGGACAGCGATTTCCTGATCGCCTCTCGACCTGGCGGGGCGGGTAGGCCATGA
- a CDS encoding class I SAM-dependent methyltransferase, with protein sequence MTTLSTTIELADEVLALFESQRDWEAAQRLWPALRTWRLADPLGWPDRIAELRGHPVFAHLHTCPFTHRAFHKPRGYAGDAVMLDHMYGLTLTFPHPASPGGRLYAYTTNSPAAHAVRERRARLADLIDRAAARRPDARIVALAAGHGRELGQSGAVRRGTPITFVAVDQDRESLNELRRSYPDVQTEVVTGNIRDVITGDLTFDADVVYAAGLFDYLPDSAARRLTSRMARMLRPGGEMLIANFVPDCPDIGFMEACMDWHLITRTQEQVHDLFADVPYPEQVVTALDDYGTIAYGLWSRPV encoded by the coding sequence ATGACGACGCTGAGTACCACCATTGAGCTCGCAGATGAAGTGCTCGCGCTGTTCGAGTCGCAGAGGGACTGGGAGGCCGCCCAGCGACTCTGGCCGGCTCTGCGCACCTGGCGTCTGGCTGACCCGCTCGGCTGGCCCGACCGCATCGCTGAGCTGCGGGGTCATCCCGTGTTCGCGCACCTGCACACCTGCCCGTTCACGCACCGGGCGTTCCATAAACCGCGCGGGTACGCCGGGGACGCCGTGATGCTCGATCACATGTACGGCCTGACCCTCACCTTCCCGCATCCGGCCTCGCCCGGCGGGCGCCTGTATGCGTACACGACGAACAGCCCCGCCGCGCATGCCGTCCGGGAGCGACGCGCGCGCCTCGCCGACCTGATCGACCGGGCCGCAGCGAGACGGCCGGATGCCCGCATCGTGGCTCTCGCCGCCGGACACGGCCGGGAACTGGGCCAATCGGGTGCGGTCCGTCGGGGGACGCCGATCACGTTCGTGGCGGTCGATCAGGACCGGGAGAGCCTCAATGAGCTGCGGCGCAGCTACCCGGACGTGCAAACCGAAGTGGTCACCGGGAACATCCGGGACGTGATCACTGGTGACCTCACGTTCGACGCGGACGTGGTGTACGCGGCGGGGCTGTTCGACTACCTGCCGGATTCGGCCGCGCGGCGCCTCACGTCCCGGATGGCGCGGATGCTCCGCCCAGGCGGGGAGATGCTGATCGCGAACTTCGTGCCGGACTGCCCCGACATCGGGTTTATGGAGGCCTGCATGGACTGGCACCTGATCACCCGCACGCAGGAGCAGGTGCACGACCTGTTCGCAGACGTGCCGTATCCGGAGCAGGTCGTCACGGCGCTGGATGACTACGGCACCATCGCGTACGGGCTGTGGAGCCGGCCCGTCTGA
- a CDS encoding isoprenylcysteine carboxylmethyltransferase family protein: MTWGTLNLLAFVACFGAFTWAMQGGLFRTTDQAPPGLTLIRVLGALSMAAQFLTLLLARQANDLRAGAGFVLYVGALALFAWAARTIWQRRLTLAFADDEPAHLETRGPYRWIRHPFYTAYVLGWLAGVLATGHLALLTTVLIMGTLYVRAARQEELKFARSALSGAYTSYRQRTGMFIPNLWSRTGDTP, from the coding sequence ATGACGTGGGGCACATTGAACCTTCTGGCGTTCGTCGCCTGCTTCGGCGCGTTTACGTGGGCGATGCAGGGCGGCCTGTTCCGTACCACTGACCAGGCGCCGCCTGGTCTGACCCTCATCCGTGTCCTGGGTGCACTCAGCATGGCCGCGCAGTTCCTGACCCTCCTCCTGGCCCGTCAGGCGAACGATCTGCGAGCCGGGGCAGGCTTCGTCCTGTACGTGGGCGCCCTGGCATTGTTCGCGTGGGCCGCGCGAACCATCTGGCAACGGCGGCTCACGCTCGCGTTCGCCGACGACGAACCCGCTCACCTTGAAACGCGTGGCCCGTACCGGTGGATCCGGCATCCGTTCTATACGGCCTACGTGCTGGGCTGGCTGGCTGGTGTTCTGGCCACCGGACACCTGGCGCTGCTGACGACAGTGCTGATCATGGGCACCCTGTATGTCCGCGCCGCCCGGCAGGAAGAACTCAAGTTCGCCCGTAGCGCCCTGAGCGGCGCGTACACCTCGTACCGGCAGCGCACCGGCATGTTCATCCCGAACCTCTGGTCGCGCACAGGAGACACCCCATGA